The following proteins are co-located in the Apium graveolens cultivar Ventura chromosome 5, ASM990537v1, whole genome shotgun sequence genome:
- the LOC141723786 gene encoding cytochrome P450 94B3-like, whose protein sequence is MFLSLLLCLSLCLMLLSFLLTFFFSFDNPKSYPVIGSLISFSKNRYRLIHWYTDLLSQSHSQTIILKRFGARRTIITANPDNVEYILKTKFSNFPKGKAFTEYLGDFLGFGIFNVDGEVWHSQRKFASHEFSARSLREFVVKVLEDEVENRLLPVLENASMNDEVLDFQQVLKSFAFDTICKVALGFDPSHLDSSEAAPLDNAFDNASMISAMRAAAPVNALWKLKRALNVGSERKLKEAVAVVHDAVDEIIQLKKNKMKQNRDEDSENNLLWRLLSGGYDDQMVRDMVISFLMAGRDTTSSAMTWLFWLISKNEDVENELLNEITSSSQELVFDNLKEMNYMKACICESMRLYPPVVWDSKHAANDDVLPDGTVVHKGNRVTYFPYGMGRMEELWGKDRLEFRPDRWFDDESGGLKMVSPYKFPVFQAGPRVCLGKEMAFIQMKYVVASVLRRFVIKPVCSDQPVFVPLLTGHMAGGLKVRVVRRV, encoded by the coding sequence ATGTTTCTCTCTTTGCTCCTCTGTCTCTCCCTGTGCCTCATGCTACTTTCATTCCTCCTCACATTTTTCTTCTCTTTCGATAATCCGAAATCCTATCCTGTCATCGGCAGCCTTATTTCCTTCTCCAAAAATCGATATCGGCTTATTCATTGGTACACTGATCTCCTCTCCCAGTCGCATTCACAAACTATCATTTTAAAACGCTTTGGCGCGCGACGTACTATTATTACCGCTAATCCTGATAATGTGGAGTACATTTTAAAAACCAAATTTAGTAATTTTCCCAAGGGAAAGGCGTTTACGGAATATTTAGGTGATTTTCTGGGGTTCGGAATTTTTAATGTTGATGGAGAGGTGTGGCACTCGCAACGTAAGTTTGCGAGTCACGAGTTTAGCGCGAGATCTTTACGAGAGTTCGTTGTTAAAGTTTTGGAAGATGAAGTGGAGAACAGATTGTTGCCGGTACTTGAGAACGCGTCTATGAATGATGAGGTGTTGGATTTTCAACAGGTTTTGAAAAGCTTTGCGTTTGATACTATTTGTAAAGTTGCGTTAGGGTTTGATCCGTCTCATCTGGACTCTTCTGAGGCTGCTCCGTTGGATAATGCTTTCGACAATGCCTCGATGATCAGTGCCATGCGTGCTGCTGCGCCGGTGAATGCGCTGTGGAAATTGAAAAGAGCGTTGAATGTCGGATCGGAAAGGAAGCTTAAAGAGGCTGTGGCAGTGGTACATGATGCGGTTGATGAGATCATTCAgctgaaaaaaaataaaatgaagcaaAATCGCGATGAAGATAGCGAAAATAATCTTCTGTGGAGACTATTGTCAGGTGGATATGATGATCAAATGGTTAGAGACATGGTGATTAGTTTTCTAATGGCGGGACGTGACACGACCTCTTCAGCAATGACGTGGTTGTTCTGGTTGATTTCGAAGAATGAAGATGTCGAAAATGAGCTGTTAAATGAAATAACTTCATCAAGTCAGGAATTAGTATTTGATAACCTGAAGGAAATGAATTACATGAAAGCATGCATTTGTGAATCAATGAGGCTGTATCCACCGGTGGTTTGGGACTCGAAACACGCTGCTAACGACGACGTTTTGCCTGACGGGACGGTGGTGCACAAGGGGAATAGAGTGACTTATTTTCCCTATGGAATGGGGAGAATGGAGGAGTTATGGGGAAAAGATAGGTTGGAGTTTAGGCCGGACCGGTGGTTCGATGATGAATCGGGCGGTTTAAAAATGGTGAGTCCTTATAAATTTCCGGTTTTCCAAGCCGGTCCGAGAGTATGTTTAGGGAAAGAAATGGCTTTCATACAGATGAAGTATGTGGTTGCGTCGGTTTTGAGACGGTTCGTGATAAAGCCGGTTTGTTCGGACCAACCGGTCTTTGTTCCTTTGTTAACAGGTCATATGGCTGGTGGACTGAAAGTTAGGGTGGTTAGGAGAGTTTAG